The Bryobacteraceae bacterium genome includes a window with the following:
- a CDS encoding biotin--[acetyl-CoA-carboxylase] ligase, producing MRRIEWHDTIDTTMRRAAELAREGCPAGTVVAAREQTAGQGRLGRAWDSRPGGLYFTIVLRPRLEPAQVPLATLALGLAVADTLQTFLGLSVDLRWPNDVLIGDRKLAGILAQFQDGALLAGVGLNVNQREFPPELAPIATSLLLETGAEQNPEFLLPVLARSIESHLNILETSGATAILRLFEAASSYVSGRRVTVELPAGEITGTTAGLTADGFLRVRRDDGAEVTVTAGGVRPAG from the coding sequence ATGCGGCGCATTGAGTGGCACGACACCATCGACACGACGATGCGGCGCGCCGCCGAACTGGCGCGCGAGGGCTGCCCTGCGGGCACGGTCGTGGCTGCCCGCGAGCAGACCGCCGGCCAGGGCAGGCTCGGCCGTGCATGGGATTCGCGGCCCGGCGGGCTCTATTTCACCATCGTCCTGCGGCCGCGGCTTGAACCGGCGCAGGTCCCGCTGGCCACGCTCGCCCTCGGCCTCGCGGTGGCTGACACGCTGCAGACGTTCCTCGGCCTGTCCGTCGATCTGCGCTGGCCGAACGACGTGCTGATCGGAGACCGCAAGCTGGCCGGCATTCTCGCGCAATTTCAGGACGGCGCGCTTCTGGCGGGCGTCGGGCTCAACGTAAACCAGCGCGAGTTTCCTCCGGAGCTGGCGCCGATCGCCACATCGTTGCTGTTAGAAACGGGTGCAGAACAGAATCCTGAATTCCTGTTGCCAGTGCTGGCGCGCTCGATCGAGTCCCACCTGAACATTCTCGAAACCAGCGGCGCCACGGCGATCCTGCGTCTGTTCGAGGCGGCTTCCTCATACGTGTCCGGACGCCGCGTCACGGTCGAGCTGCCAGCGGGGGAGATCACGGGAACCACGGCGGGGCTCACCGCTGACGGATTCCTCCGGGTGCGCCGCGACGACGGCGCTGAAGTGACGGTCACGGCGGGCGGCGTGCGTCCCGCCGGGTGA
- a CDS encoding NAD-dependent epimerase encodes MIAIIGAAGAVGRAVADELEKRGLRPAVLGRDASKQERLFGGRADIRPADLADPEAAALALEGIGLAVYCVGLPYPEFNRHPVLMRAALQAARKAGVQRMIVVSSVYSYGRPRAARVSEEHPREPEARKGRFRKEQEDAAIAAHEPGVLETLVLHLPDFYGPYASNSLAHMMLESLMAGKPARWLGDPDLPHEFVYIPDAARVIADLLEHRECFGRRWNFAGPGAISGRRFTEVAAREIGCQPRVLPTGRWMLRLGGLFNPLLRELVEMQYLGETPVLLDDSDLASALGGLQKTPYEEGVRRMVEWMRSSSAR; translated from the coding sequence ATGATCGCGATCATCGGCGCTGCAGGCGCCGTCGGCAGAGCGGTGGCCGACGAACTGGAAAAGCGGGGACTGCGGCCCGCAGTGCTCGGCAGAGACGCCTCGAAACAGGAACGGCTTTTCGGCGGAAGAGCCGACATCCGCCCCGCAGATCTTGCCGATCCGGAAGCTGCGGCCCTCGCGCTGGAAGGGATCGGACTGGCCGTCTACTGCGTCGGCCTCCCTTACCCGGAGTTCAACCGCCACCCGGTGCTCATGCGCGCTGCGCTGCAGGCCGCGCGGAAAGCGGGCGTGCAGCGCATGATCGTCGTGTCGAGCGTCTATTCCTACGGACGGCCGCGGGCTGCGCGGGTTAGCGAGGAACACCCGCGCGAACCTGAGGCGCGCAAGGGCCGCTTCCGCAAAGAGCAGGAGGACGCCGCCATCGCCGCGCACGAGCCCGGCGTGCTCGAGACGCTCGTCCTGCATCTGCCCGACTTCTACGGGCCCTACGCCTCCAACAGCCTCGCGCACATGATGCTGGAATCGTTGATGGCGGGCAAGCCGGCCCGCTGGCTCGGCGATCCCGACCTGCCCCACGAGTTCGTCTACATCCCAGACGCTGCACGCGTCATCGCGGATCTGCTCGAACACCGCGAGTGCTTCGGCCGGCGCTGGAACTTCGCCGGTCCTGGCGCCATCTCCGGGCGGCGCTTCACGGAAGTGGCGGCGCGCGAGATCGGCTGCCAGCCCCGCGTGCTTCCCACCGGCCGCTGGATGCTCCGTCTGGGCGGACTTTTCAATCCTTTGCTGCGCGAGCTGGTCGAAATGCAATATCTGGGCGAAACCCCGGTGCTGCTCGACGACAGCGATCTCGCTTCCGCCCTCGGCGGTTTGCAGAAAACACCCTACGAAGAAGGCGTGCGGCGCATGGTCGAGTGGATGAGGAGCAGCTCCGCACGCTGA
- the selA gene encoding L-seryl-tRNA(Sec) selenium transferase, translating to MLPGVDELARSIALPVPHALVVTEARAVLEECRRLIQRGETLAEEPLTALERRLGALLEPSLRRVINATGVILHTNLGRAPLPEFPAPQGYSNLEYDLETGRRGKRDVHAAPLLERLLGAPGIVVNNNAAAVFLALHELAAGGEVIVSRGELVEIGDGFRIPEIMARSGARLVEVGTTNRTRIEDYRHAISPDTRLLLRVHPSNFVIQGFAGRPSIEELCLLGRERGIPVYEDLGSGCLVDLTPYGVNEPLAQASLRAGASLVSFSGDKLLGGPQAGILAGKHEIVQRLRRNPMFRALRVDKMVYAALETALRLTLLEKWNDLPVLRMIRLSPDEIAERARRMAGEINASGRLRADVLRGESLLGGGSTPGQALPTCLVAVTPDAAQLERKLRAHQPPVIARIDDERLLVDLRTVAPEDDATVLAALLA from the coding sequence ATGCTCCCGGGCGTGGACGAGCTCGCCCGCTCGATCGCGCTGCCGGTGCCTCACGCGCTGGTCGTCACCGAGGCGCGCGCCGTGCTGGAAGAGTGCCGGCGGCTGATCCAGCGCGGCGAAACGCTGGCGGAAGAGCCGCTCACGGCGCTCGAACGGCGGCTGGGAGCCTTGCTTGAGCCCTCTCTCCGCCGCGTCATCAACGCCACCGGCGTCATTCTGCATACGAACCTCGGGCGCGCTCCGCTGCCTGAGTTCCCTGCCCCGCAGGGTTACTCGAATCTCGAATACGACCTCGAAACCGGCCGCCGCGGCAAGCGGGATGTCCATGCTGCGCCGCTGCTCGAACGACTGCTGGGCGCGCCGGGCATCGTCGTGAACAACAACGCGGCAGCCGTGTTTCTGGCCCTGCACGAACTGGCTGCGGGCGGCGAAGTCATCGTCAGCCGCGGCGAGCTGGTCGAGATCGGCGACGGCTTCCGCATTCCGGAAATCATGGCGCGCAGCGGCGCGAGGCTCGTCGAAGTTGGCACCACCAACCGCACGCGGATCGAGGACTACCGGCACGCGATCTCGCCGGACACCCGGCTGCTGCTGCGCGTCCATCCATCGAACTTCGTCATCCAGGGGTTCGCGGGACGTCCTTCCATCGAGGAGCTGTGCCTGCTGGGTCGTGAGCGCGGCATCCCCGTCTATGAAGACCTCGGCAGCGGGTGTCTGGTGGACCTGACGCCTTACGGAGTGAATGAGCCGCTGGCGCAGGCCAGCCTGCGCGCGGGCGCAAGCCTCGTGTCCTTCTCCGGCGACAAGCTGCTGGGCGGGCCGCAGGCAGGAATCCTCGCCGGCAAGCACGAGATCGTCCAGCGCCTCCGGCGCAATCCGATGTTCCGCGCGCTGCGCGTGGATAAGATGGTGTATGCGGCTCTGGAAACGGCGCTGCGTCTGACCCTGCTCGAAAAGTGGAACGATCTGCCGGTGCTGCGCATGATCCGGCTGTCTCCGGACGAGATCGCGGAACGCGCGCGCCGGATGGCGGGCGAGATCAACGCCTCTGGCAGGTTGCGCGCCGACGTGCTGCGCGGCGAATCATTGCTGGGCGGAGGCTCGACGCCCGGGCAGGCGCTGCCGACGTGCCTGGTGGCAGTGACGCCGGACGCGGCGCAACTGGAGCGCAAACTGCGGGCGCACCAGCCGCCCGTGATCGCGCGCATCGACGACGAGCGGCTCCTTGTCGATCTGCGCACCGTGGCGCCTGAAGATGACGCCACGGTGCTGGCGGCGCTGCTCGCCTGA
- a CDS encoding oxidoreductase yields MSSQTSNSLSRRAVLSAAGAFTIVSPQAVRGTQANSRVSIGLIGSGGRGTYDARIAHNDPRGQLTALCDLFDDRIEQAKTALKLDKVDEYKDYQKLLANPSIDAVIIATPPYQHPEQFEAAVQAKKHIYCEKPAGVDIAGCQKVIRAGRKADPKKVISFGFQQRYGPVYLEAWKRVKGDSIGPLAAARAYWIGGDPFTRRDYPGLDPKLAEVRNWFCYAKYSGDIIVEQDCHNFDVLHWFLEGLPIRAVGYSTRKVRLTMDIVDNLTLSFEWPNNMLVNYEANQLTPRGFSKVGEEFTGTKGTITVSRGAMVHYKGQNDVERMESKRDITNDALEQFLERILTGDVENVAERSALSTMIALLGREAMYTRKEQTWKGLFGNIA; encoded by the coding sequence ATGTCGAGCCAAACTTCCAATTCCCTTTCGCGCCGCGCGGTTCTCTCCGCCGCAGGCGCGTTTACCATCGTTTCGCCACAGGCTGTCCGCGGCACTCAGGCCAATTCCAGAGTTTCGATCGGGCTCATCGGCAGCGGCGGGCGCGGCACATACGACGCGCGCATCGCGCACAACGACCCGCGAGGCCAGCTCACCGCGCTGTGCGACCTGTTCGACGACCGCATCGAGCAGGCCAAGACCGCCCTCAAGCTGGACAAAGTCGACGAGTACAAGGACTACCAGAAGCTCCTGGCGAACCCGTCGATCGACGCCGTGATCATCGCCACGCCGCCTTACCAGCACCCTGAGCAGTTTGAAGCGGCGGTGCAGGCGAAAAAGCACATTTACTGCGAAAAACCCGCGGGTGTGGACATCGCCGGCTGCCAGAAGGTGATCCGCGCCGGGCGCAAAGCCGATCCGAAGAAGGTCATCTCGTTCGGTTTCCAGCAGCGCTACGGCCCGGTGTATCTGGAAGCGTGGAAGCGCGTGAAGGGCGACTCGATCGGGCCGCTGGCAGCCGCCCGCGCCTACTGGATCGGCGGCGACCCGTTCACGCGGCGCGACTACCCGGGGCTCGATCCGAAACTGGCGGAAGTGCGCAACTGGTTCTGCTATGCGAAGTACTCGGGCGACATCATCGTCGAACAGGACTGCCACAACTTTGACGTCCTCCACTGGTTCCTCGAAGGACTCCCCATCCGCGCCGTCGGCTATTCAACCCGCAAGGTGCGCCTCACGATGGACATCGTCGACAACCTGACGCTGTCGTTCGAGTGGCCGAACAACATGCTGGTGAATTACGAGGCCAACCAGCTCACTCCGCGCGGCTTCTCGAAGGTCGGCGAGGAGTTCACGGGCACGAAAGGAACCATCACGGTGTCGCGCGGAGCGATGGTCCATTACAAGGGCCAGAACGACGTCGAGCGCATGGAATCGAAGCGCGACATCACCAACGACGCCCTGGAGCAGTTCCTCGAGCGCATCCTCACGGGCGATGTCGAGAACGTGGCCGAGCGCTCGGCGCTGTCCACCATGATCGCGCTGCTCGGCCGCGAGGCCATGTACACGCGGAAGGAGCAGACCTGGAAAGGTCTTTTCGGGAACATCGCATGA